A stretch of DNA from Salmo trutta chromosome 12, fSalTru1.1, whole genome shotgun sequence:
ACTTGGGTCCTAATGAGCTCCATAAAGGGAGGGGCCCCTCCCATGCCTGGTCAGGTCCATAGGGTTTCTGgttgttgtttctgtgtgtgggatgttgtacccactgtagCCATGTCAGAAGATCATTAACATGGAAGCCAGATGGAATGGATGTTATGCCATGACTTTGTAACCCTTTATGTGGGATCTGGGGTGGAATTCCTGTAGATTGTTTGTGTAAACCACTGATAGGATTAGATAGATTAGATttgtttattagtcacatgcacagagTCGCAGATGTAAtcgcagggtacagtgaaattcttatgctccaacagtgcaggttAAAAAAAGAGATGTGAATGAGACAATAATAAAAAATGcaatacaaatatatacacatttaGAACTGTAGCAATGATAAGTGTCCATTGGAGGGTGGGGCGAGgataaatgtccattgggggGTGGTGGCACTGTAAGGGTCCATTGGGGGGTGGGGGCAGGATAAGTGTCCATTGGGGGGTGGTGGCACTGTAAGGGTCCATTGGGGGGTGGGGGCAGGATAAGTGTCCATTGGGGGAGTGTAGAATATCCATAGGGAGAGCAGCAGGGGGGAAGTGAGAAGTGGATGAGACAATAATAAGGGGGACAGGGATTTCAGATAGCTGCCTAGTGGTTATTCAgtagcctgatggtctgggggtagaagctattggtGTGTCTGACAGTTTTTGCCATGATTCTCCTTTACAGCCCACGTCTGAGTGATGGAAGTGGggagaacaggccgtggctcggttgGCAAAGGAGGTTGTGCTGTCTAGTTCATGAGTTCTGGCTTTATGGGTTTGGGGAAATATTGCATTTGGTGGATTTGACAAGCACAGTGGATGGTTGTCTTCTCTTCTAATACAGCCCATATACTGAGCATAAAAACGTTCAACCTGTTTGAGGTGTGTCCCAGTCTGTTGGACCAGTCTGAAAACTGATTCATTGTTTTCTGAGCCAAAGGTATTAAAATGTCAACATTACCTCAGGGCCTGTGTGTTCTTTCAAAATGCAAAAGTCAAACAGCATAGTAAGTTATGAGAAATGGCAGATGAACAGAGAACTGTGAAAGATGCCGATTGCATAACAAGAGAAGAGGGGTCATTGTTCCATTTAGAGTTTTGGCTTCAGACTAATCCCCCTCTGACatgttaatttttttaaattattttttacccCGTTTTCtcccccaattttgtggtatccaattggtagttacagtcttgtctcatcgctgcaactaccgtacggactcgggagaggcgaaggttgagagctttGCGTCCTCCAAAACCCATCAAGCCGCACTGCTTGGTAACCTGGAAgcctggacgacgctggaccaattgtgcgccgccccatggttCTCccagtcgcagccggctgcgacagggcctggactcaaacccagaatctctagtggcacagatagtgatgcagtgccttagaccactgcaccactcaggaggccctctGACATGTTCATAAGTCCGCTGGAGTGTCTGCCTTTGTCAAATATGCAAACACAAAGGAATCAAACTATGAAACATAGTATTTTCCAATACATTTGTTTAGACTGGTAACGTCAGGGTGGCTGTCTAGATCTTACAGATAGATGTCagttctctctctggttctctgggCAGTTTGTTACAGTATCACCATTCCATCCCAGGTCTGTACTAGTAGTGTAAGGTGAGAGATATCAAAGCAGGTAACAATAGAGAGGTGGATGGGTGATGTACCTGTGGGTGAATAACACACATGAATAGGTTCCACATGGATAGTGTCTTGTCTCAACGCTAATTGCTGTCAAAGTATCAGATCCCATTTTATGGTTATCAAGTATCTTTGATGTTGGATAAAAGTTTTCTAACTAAATCTCAATGGAAGTATTGTGCATGATCGGAACATAACACCCCTCTGGTCTTATGTTCTACACCCCAAACGTACATACCAACATGCTCGTGTGACTTATTTAGCCAACTTAGAAAGAATGCTTTTAATGCACTCGTACACTCTTCAtccaatattttatttttattttatttcacctttatttaaccaggtaggctagttgatcacaagttctcatttacaactgcgacttggccaagataaagcaaagcagtgcgacacaaacaacaacacagagttacacatggaataaacaagcgtgcagtcaataacacaatagaaaaaaataaagtctatatacagtgagtgcaaatggtgtgaggaggtaaggcaataaataggccatagtagcaaagtagttacattttagcaaattaacactggagtgatagatgagcagatgatgatgtgcaggtagaaatactggtgtgcaaaagagcagaaaagtaaataaaaacaatatggggatgaggtaggtagattgggtgggctatttacagatgggctatgtacagctgcagcgatcggttagctgctcagatagctgatgtttaaagttagtgagggaaatataagtctccagcttcagcgatttttgcaattcgttccagtcattggcagcagagaactggaaggaaaggcggccaaagaagatgttggctttggggatgaccagtgagatatacctgctggagggcgtgctacgggtgggtgctgttatcgtggccagtgagctgagataaggcggagctttacctagcatcgacttttagatgacctggagccagtgggtctggcgacgaatatgaagccagactgcatccagtttgctgagtagagtattggaagctattttgtaaatgacatcgccgaagtcgaggatcggtaggatagtcagttttatgagggtatgtttggcggcgtgattGAAGGAGGCTTTGTGGCGAaaaaggaagccgattctagatttgattttggattggtgatgtttaatatgagtctggaaggagagtttacagtctagccagacacctaggtatttgtagttgtccacatattctaagtcagaaccatccagagtagtgatgctgtcACAGTGTCCACAGAAGATGGCGCCCCTCCCCggtcgggtggtgctcggcggtcttgtcgggggggggggtatttagtttgtcttttTGTTTGGGGAATTCGTGAGGGATTATTTCATGTCATGTGTGAGTGGCAGTTGGTATTCTGCGCTGCCTTTTACTACGCAGCGTACTTTAGATTATACATTCggattgccgggctgcgccccgtgcgttttTTTTTAGTTTTGGAGTTGTTCTCCTATCGTGTGTTTTGCGCACCCTGCCTTGTGGCTACCTTATTTATACAGTGTTTAATAAAACATCTGTGTTAACGGACCtccgtctcctgcgcttgactctgccCCTTTCCTGCTACCAAGGATAATGTTGAcagatgctagtcgggcgggcgggtttgggcagcgaacggttgaaaagcatgcatttagttttactagcgtttaagagcagttggagaccacggaagaaGTGCATTGTGCCATAATAGGCTTTGTCTGCATTATAACCTTGAGGTTCTCACTAGACATCCCAAAATAATTACAGAACTTTCTCATAGCACCTCTGTGCATTTATACGATACATTGAAAATATTGAATAGCCATTGTTAGTCCTCTGGTTTTGATTTATCCAATCATAATCAAACACATAAAACAGAGAACCTCCTGCCAGGCTTCCAGGATGAGGCAGTAATGTATACTGCTGCTATGTCTCAGATCCAACACCTGACACTGGATACCTACTGTATACAGGTACAGTGTGTATACTAAACACTGGTTGGTTTACAGTGTGTGTGGTATCTAGGAATCCATACAGTAAGGAGTTTAGTTTAGCTATAATTCGTCTTTGTAGGAAAACTGCTGGAACCACCAAAGTAGCCGACTGTATATGGTGGAAAATCAGAACGTCATAAGAACCTGGTCAATCTGGTCAATATTTAAGCCAACAGTGGACTCCTACTCCAGGATGTTAGAAacaaaagaaaatgtggaaaaacctCAAGTAGTTTCTCCTTTTGAGTTAGTGCGCTCAGTATGCTTATGGATGGGGGTGCTTTCGTGGCTGCGTGCATGCTGTGCTTGGCTTGTATGTTGTTGTCATGGTTCCTGTATACAATGTTCAATGGCTCTGAATGCCAAATATAAATTCTATCCTACTGTAAAGCAGCCAAATCAGAGAGATGGGTGATTGTAGTGAGTGTCAGGATGATTGGAGCCTTGCTTATTGGTCTGGAAACTCAGTTTGGCGCTgacatttttttctccctcttgtttaaaacacaaacaaacatcccCCCGAGCAATGCAGTGTCCCATGACCATGACTTGATTGACACCTGCGCCCTATTTTGGGTTCATTTACTCTGGAGTCACTGAACCTTCAAATATTGGAGTTCTGATAGTgtggtagttctctctctctctctctctgtgtgtgtgtgtgtgtgtgtgtgtgtgtgtgtgtgtgtgtgtgtgtgtgtgtgtgtgtgtgtgtgtgtgtgtgtgtgtgtgtgtgtgtgtgtgtgtgtgtgtgtgtgtgtgtgtgtgaagagagcCTCATGAAAATAGTGACATAAGCTACAACAACAGTAAAATGTCATACTAGTTGGGTGGCCATTCTTGTGTGAGTAAAAATCGAACCTAGCCCCTATAGTGTATATCAGTGGAAGACATACACTATGTGTTCCTGAGCCTGTACAGCCAGGAAGGGGGTTTTACAGCATTCCTCCTCGCTGGTGCGTCACGGATCCTTGACTTTATTACTGAGGAGGGTACGAGAGGTTCCCATAAACTCTAGCAAGTGTTTCTGGACCGACATTAAAAAGGGATTAGCATTCTCTATCTGTTGTGACCTCTGAGTGCATCCACTAATGCATCCAGATCACGTACTAGTTCATTCAGTGGTGTGCTGGTGGCATGCTAATATCAATTTCTGAACAGATTTAATGTAATTGAGAGTGATTGGAATTATAAAATCATTTCTGAAATAGCATGGTTAGAGAGTAAAGTAACCCTACCACTGAGACTGGAGGTTTTCATTATGACTGGTTTTCGACCCACATTATAATCCAGCCTTATTATAATCTCATATAATTTTGTCATCTGGAAAGGCTATTGGCCAAACGTACAGTATGTTGCTTTAATCCATGATTACCCTGCCCAACCCGAGGTGTGGTAATACTTTAGTCCAGATGTTCACTGGCTGTGATAGATAGACAGAAATACTATTTGGGCCATTGGAACATATTACACCCTGTTATGAAATTCTGTAGTTTATACATATGTAATAACAATATTATCTGAATGATTAAAATGTTAATATCTGTTAAGTGTTCTGCATAAATAAACTATGTTGCTACAGTGGTGAATGTGAAGTAGAGCCAGATGTAATGCTCTGACGTTAGCTTTGCAAACAAACCTGATGATGTTATTTGTGACAGTCTGAATGCATCTGCAGCTCTGGTTTTATAGCTACAATCCTCACACTGCTCAACAGACAACACCCAGATTAACGCCAACAGCAGGCCTCTGATTACAGCTAATGGTGGTTTGATCTAGTGTTCAGGGATGTGTTAAGAGCGtactatagcaggggtacagtaGGGGTGGGcaggggggaggagaagggggggggaggagaaggggggggggtgtcttaTGAGACCCTGGCTGTGAGGGACTGGATCTGAAGCCTGACTGAAGACCAGTCAACAGTGAAATACAGTAGCATCATGTGATACCCCACctgggccagccagccagcctcacaCTCGCTATTGTGGGGAAATGCAATGTAATGCCATACTACTGTGTCTCTCTGTCAAAGGCATCTCTGCTGCTTCTCCCTGTGTGGTTTATGTCAGAGGAAGTGTTCACCCCTGGCCTCAGTCACATTGATTGGGAATCCCCTGACGCCCATGGATATGAGCCCAAATCCTTCATGCCCTCCCTGGCCTTTCTCACTCACACTGTGGCACAAACGTCCTGTATGTAACCCTGATCCATTATGTACTGTACAGGCTCTGGTTTGCGCTGTGAGCCCAGCAACTGCTTGGAGTTTTCATCCCATTGCGTAACACTGCATGCCACCCCTTACCCTACCCACCGTCTCTCTCAAGCACACATGCACGCAAgggcatgaacacacacacacacacacagtgatgcatgcatccacacactctcacacatacgCACATgcatgtcacacatacacacacatacacacacacacacacacacacacacacacatacatacacatacattgtTTAACATCATCCTATACTTTTCACTCTTCCCAAACTCTTTCCTGATGCATACAATTTGCAGACTTAGTATTGATTAGGCAAGGCAAAGTCATTTTCTGCACATTTCAATGAATCAATTGCACATAAGCTTTGTAAATGATGTTTATTTTAGTATGTCATACACCCTTCATATTTAAGACTCATCAGTGTGTCCACAGAATCACATTCCAACCAGAATTAGCACTTGTGCAGTGTTACACTTAGCATGGTCTATTTTAAGTCTGTTTAGTCTTGCAAACACAAAGACTTCCATCCCTTAACCAATAATAATCTGACCGATAACACTGAGGTGTGTCTCATCCTGGCACAGGTCAAAAGGTTTTTTTAGAGAGAAAAGGCAGCAAAATATGCGAATAGCTATAAGTGCGTATATTTAAGTGACCAAGTATTTTGACTCTGTATTGGGGTAAGCTACATATTAGTCAATACATTTTGGGACATTTTTGAatacattgtattgtgttgttcATTGTGGGGATATACTCTGTCAGATCCCTGAGTTTTTAGACAAACAGTAATAATGGCCCATAATTGTCAATAGAATTTGAAGCATCCTGGCAAATTATACCAATGACTCGCACACAGGTGGGTTATCTGAGTCCTGACTGTGCATGGAGCTCAGGCCAGTGTCTGAGTCGTCATCGTTGGCATTGCATGTCTTTGAAAGCCCCCTGGCTTGCTCCACCCACTCGCTTTTCGTCTCCAGGGGAGGCATCATTGCTGCCTCAGTAACCACAGAGTTGCAGTCATTGTCCTCGCCTTGTGTCTCGTCATCCTCTATATACAATGAGTTCACTTTCTCCAGCAAATCCCGTATCTCCTTTTCTTTCGCCCCCCAAATATCCTGGGTTACATTCAAATCATTCCTGATAGCCTCCAAATCCGTGTTCAAGCGCAGTCCAATGTATAAACTAGTATCCAGCTGCGTTttgatcctctcctcctccagaagCAAATCGTTCTCGAATGATGTGTCAGCCTCTAGGGctaaagtgtctgtgtgtgtcgcaTGGGCTGTTGATACCCACATAGCGGTCTCTCCCGCGCTGGGTTCCACCTCTTTACTTGACAGCTCCTCTTGCCTTCGCTTCATCCACCTCTGGTTAAGTTCCTCTTGGATCTCCACAGTAATGCTGTCCATGAGCGCTTCGTGCTCAGCCAATTCATCCTGAAGTCTAATCACCTCCTCACGCCGTTGGGCATACTCCTCAAACTGGGCAACATCCTCCGCCGAGCACGGCTTCTCACCCTCCTGCTTGGAGAGCCCGTCAGAATGCGCATCCACTAAGTATGTGTCCTGCACGTAATTGATACCATGCATTTTCATCCTGTCAAAATGAACTTTAGCTTCATacctttctatctctctgtccagtTCTTTAATTCTCTGGATCTGTTGGCGGATTGTGTGGTCCTGGGATATGACCAGGTGAACCAAAGTTTCCATTTTCTCCCCAGTGGGCGCATCCTTGGACACGGTTTGCGccctctttttatttattttatccaaCTTTCTGAAAGCTTTCCTAACAATCCGACGTTGTTTCTCAGGTGAGAAGCCCATGGTGGCTCTTGCTGTCCCCTTGTAAACGCACGGGCTCTCCTTGCTGAGCACCACACGGGCCTCTGCGCTCCGGGGTCCGTGGTTAGCCAAAGAAGCCTCATTTTTAACCAACACAAACCGCACGttctcctgctcctctccccACGCGCCCCAAAGTCGAAGGATCTTTGTTTTATTCGGCAAAATTCTCTCAGATCCTCTCCATTTTTCTACGATGCAATAGGATTGGGGTGATCCCGAGAGCATGGCTGCAGAGACACATTGTTGCAAGTTTTGATCCTCTAGGAGCACATTGACCACATCTGTACAGGTGGTGCGCTTTGACAGTCCGGAGACAAGCTTCTCCTCTCGGCAAACCCACACAGATATCTTACTTTCCTTGGACTCCATCATAAACTAAAACGAAACGATATTCCCCTTTAGATAACCATTCAAATTCCGTTGAGGCTGGAAACGGATTGGAACAGTTTTGTCATTTAAGTGCTAAATTAGTTGTACATCTGCATACGTTAGAATAGAAAGCAACATCCAACATTCTGAGATAAATTGTTCATTTTACGCGTTCCCTCAAGTAGTTGGTAGCGGATGGGAAGTCCTTGCTATCACTGTCTGTGTCCAAGTAAGCACACTCAACTGCGCCCTTTGCGCGCTGTGCTTACAACCGGAGACTCGCTCTGCTTTGATCACATGACAACTGTACAGTTCCAAAACACTACAAGTAACACCGCCCATACAGTTTGTTACTATCCCAGAGAACCTGATTGCGTATTTTGATAAAACGTGATAACaatttatatttaactaggcaagtcagttaagaacaaattcttacttacaatgacggcctaggaatagtgccttgttcagggtcagaatgAGAGATTTTTACCAGATTTTTGTCAGCTCTGGGgttcgaactagcaacctttcggttaatggtccaacgctataaccactaggctacctgccgccccaataacaataacaataacaacaacaacaacactattatccatgaataacaacaacaaacgaCTAATACTACAACTAATAATGATAACAATAATTACAACAAGTACCACATCAATAACAATAGTAGTAAAAATTATAACAATACTTGTAATAATAATTGTATAAATGCACATGTATTATTATTTCTAATATTAATTTATAATAATTTACTCTAGTAAATGTTTATGAATGAGACCCAATGTGTAGGCCTATTCATCTTTCATTTCACCCCTCAGGTAAACATCATATTATATCATGTGGTACCTTGGATGATGCCAACAGAAATGCAGACAGCCCTGGGTTGTGCAACACTTCGAATAGTGACAGAGGAGTGAATTAAGGTACTGACATCCCTAAATCAGAAGATGTTATCTTACTGCTGAGCATCTATACtttttttaaaaccaaatacattAGCATGCAGTGTACAAGGTAAGACTAATTTACACACATCTGCATAGGAGGCTGTAGCCTAATACATTGCACAATGCGTCTTCTCTGGGTGACACACATATGTCACTTGACTAACAAACACCCCAACAAACAGATGGTAAAAGAAAAGTGGTTGTATTGAGCCAGCTTCGTGGTTCCACGGTACATTGCCTCATCTCACTTTTCTATTCCTACATGTTCATcatcaacatcagtttaacaacccagtgggaaaaaaacaggttgaatcaatgttgtttccacgtcatttcaacaaaaacGATTCattgtgatgacgttgaatcaacgtgggaaACGTAACGGAATGTCATCTTTTTTTCACCTAACTTttcacctaaatccaatgacgtgACATTCTTTGTTGATTTTACGTTGACTTCTCATTAgatgacaactcaaccaaatgtaaaccaaaactagacgttgaaatgacgtctgtgccGAATGGGATGATCACTTCCTGGTTCATTCAGAAGGCAGCGTTCTAACCTTGATCTCAAGGATTTATCTGGAATTAGAGCGAAATTCTGACCCCCTGCTGGTACCTGTCAAGTGAGGACAGCTACACCATGAATCAAGACCATAGTAGGGAACATTTCACACCCATTATGAGAGTCCAGTATTCTTGTACTCTGATACAGCTGTGTAAATGCCTCCCTAGAAACAGGAAGTGTAGTAGTCCAAATCTGGCAGGGCTCTGACCCCTGGGAAGATTACACTGGTACACTGTGCATGGATTTAAACATGTCTCCATAATCAGATCCTCTCACACACatgagccagacagacagacacacatctgTTAGATATTATGTGGACAGtgtcagtggagagagaggatagggagaGGTTATTCTGTAGACGGACGAGTTGTTCTGTCTGATTATTTAAGCACAC
This window harbors:
- the LOC115203056 gene encoding ras association domain-containing protein 10-like; translated protein: MMESKESKISVWVCREEKLVSGLSKRTTCTDVVNVLLEDQNLQQCVSAAMLSGSPQSYCIVEKWRGSERILPNKTKILRLWGAWGEEQENVRFVLVKNEASLANHGPRSAEARVVLSKESPCVYKGTARATMGFSPEKQRRIVRKAFRKLDKINKKRAQTVSKDAPTGEKMETLVHLVISQDHTIRQQIQRIKELDREIERYEAKVHFDRMKMHGINYVQDTYLVDAHSDGLSKQEGEKPCSAEDVAQFEEYAQRREEVIRLQDELAEHEALMDSITVEIQEELNQRWMKRRQEELSSKEVEPSAGETAMWVSTAHATHTDTLALEADTSFENDLLLEEERIKTQLDTSLYIGLRLNTDLEAIRNDLNVTQDIWGAKEKEIRDLLEKVNSLYIEDDETQGEDNDCNSVVTEAAMMPPLETKSEWVEQARGLSKTCNANDDDSDTGLSSMHSQDSDNPPVCESLV